From a region of the Bradyrhizobium manausense genome:
- a CDS encoding HoxN/HupN/NixA family nickel/cobalt transporter, with the protein MRVVTRWSVRAAEPGVVLLFGGLVAANVAAWAWAFAAFGDRPAVMATALLAWVFGLRHAVDADHIAAIDNVVRKLMQAGDAPRSVGLYFALGHSTVVVVATMLLALGVVSLGGDSLLKDIGSLVGTSVSALFLLAIAAINLAIFAGLWRTFRLAREQGVHDAAGLDALLAHRGFLARLLGPMFRLVTRPWHMFPLGLLFGLGFDTATEIGLLSISATEAARGASLADILVLPALFASGMALVDTADSALMAGAYRWALVDPMRKLWYNLTITGASVAVALFIGGIEALGLISDRLGLSGGVWTLVDALNESLGNVGFAVVALFVIAWLVSSVLYRRMFADSRGATPDGLDATEAA; encoded by the coding sequence ATGCGTGTCGTGACGAGATGGTCTGTGCGGGCGGCCGAGCCCGGTGTGGTGCTGCTGTTCGGCGGGCTCGTCGCCGCCAACGTTGCCGCATGGGCCTGGGCTTTCGCGGCGTTCGGCGACCGGCCTGCGGTGATGGCGACGGCGCTGCTCGCCTGGGTGTTCGGCCTGCGCCACGCCGTCGATGCCGACCACATCGCCGCCATCGACAACGTCGTGCGCAAGCTGATGCAGGCAGGCGATGCGCCGCGCAGTGTCGGCCTCTATTTTGCGCTCGGCCACTCCACTGTCGTTGTGGTCGCGACCATGCTGCTCGCGCTCGGAGTCGTCAGTCTTGGCGGCGACAGCCTGCTGAAGGATATCGGCAGCCTGGTCGGCACCTCGGTGTCGGCGCTGTTCCTGCTGGCGATCGCCGCCATCAACCTCGCCATCTTCGCCGGCCTGTGGCGGACGTTCCGCCTGGCGCGCGAGCAGGGCGTTCACGATGCCGCCGGGCTCGATGCGCTGCTCGCTCATCGTGGATTCCTGGCGCGCCTGCTCGGCCCGATGTTCCGCCTGGTGACGAGGCCCTGGCACATGTTTCCGCTCGGCCTCCTGTTCGGCCTCGGCTTCGACACCGCGACAGAGATCGGCCTGCTCAGCATCTCCGCGACCGAGGCCGCACGTGGTGCCTCGCTCGCCGATATCCTGGTCTTGCCCGCGCTGTTCGCGTCAGGCATGGCGCTGGTCGACACCGCCGACTCCGCGCTGATGGCGGGCGCCTATCGCTGGGCCCTCGTCGATCCCATGCGCAAGCTCTGGTACAACCTCACCATTACAGGCGCCTCCGTCGCAGTGGCGCTGTTCATCGGCGGCATCGAGGCGCTTGGTCTGATCAGCGATCGGCTCGGCCTGTCCGGCGGCGTTTGGACGCTGGTCGACGCCCTCAATGAGTCGCTCGGCAATGTCGGCTTTGCCGTGGTCGCGCTGTTCGTGATCGCGTGGCTCGTCTCGAGCGTGCTCTATCGCCGGATGTTCGCGGATTCGCGCGGTGCGACGCCGGATGGTCTCGATGCGACCGAGGCCGCCTGA
- a CDS encoding ABC transporter ATP-binding protein: MTTSAPEPLLALTDVNTFYGQAQVHFDLSITVGRGHIVCLLGGNASGKSTTMKIILGLVKPRSGEVTFDGASLLGLTTPQIVRRGIASVPEARRLFADMSVRENILMGAFVRNDRDAVVQDLDRMLTLFPKLGQRLSQRAGSLSGGEQQMVAMARALMSRPRLIVMDEPTMGLSPLYVDRVLELIRTINQEGVSVFMVEQNASLALEIAHEAYVLQTGKIVLSGSARTLKDDPRVRDAYLGGSEAA; the protein is encoded by the coding sequence ATGACGACAAGCGCACCCGAACCTCTGCTGGCGCTGACTGACGTCAACACGTTCTACGGCCAGGCCCAGGTCCATTTCGACCTGTCGATCACGGTGGGTCGCGGCCACATCGTCTGCCTGCTCGGCGGCAATGCCAGCGGCAAGTCGACGACGATGAAGATCATTCTGGGCCTGGTGAAGCCACGCTCCGGCGAGGTGACGTTCGACGGCGCCTCGCTGCTCGGCCTCACCACGCCGCAGATCGTTCGCCGCGGCATCGCCTCGGTGCCGGAAGCGCGACGGCTGTTCGCGGACATGAGCGTCCGCGAGAACATCCTGATGGGTGCCTTCGTGCGCAATGATCGCGACGCGGTCGTGCAGGATCTCGACAGGATGCTGACGCTGTTCCCGAAGCTCGGCCAACGGTTGTCGCAGCGCGCGGGCTCCTTGTCCGGCGGCGAGCAGCAGATGGTCGCGATGGCGCGCGCGCTGATGAGCCGGCCCCGCCTGATCGTGATGGACGAGCCGACGATGGGCCTGTCGCCGCTCTATGTCGATCGCGTGCTGGAGCTGATCCGGACCATCAATCAGGAAGGCGTCTCGGTCTTCATGGTCGAGCAGAACGCCAGCCTCGCGCTCGAGATCGCGCACGAGGCCTATGTGCTTCAGACCGGCAAGATCGTGCTGTCGGGTTCGGCGCGGACGCTGAAGGACGACCCTCGCGTGCGCGACGCCTATCTCGGCGGGTCCGAGGCGGCGTAG
- a CDS encoding ABC transporter ATP-binding protein, translated as MAEPASMLSLRGLTRRFGGLTAVDAIDLDLAKGELISIIGPNGAGKTTLFNLVTGLDRPDAGTVRFEGQDITGLSPERLAAQGIARTFQLGRVFGNLSVMDNVLIGAHTRLRAVKPAMPVIGPLLELGLALLRPASVKAEEDRLREEVKTILARFGERLLPRIDQPAYSLSYANRRRVEIARALALKPRLLLLDEPTAGMNPSETAEMQALVAELKAEGLTILLIEHKLEMVMRLSDRVIVMDEGQKIAEGPGEEVRGNPKVIEAYLGHGLSGGPEQESAA; from the coding sequence ATGGCGGAACCCGCGTCCATGCTGTCCCTGCGCGGACTGACGCGCCGTTTCGGTGGCCTCACCGCCGTCGACGCCATCGATCTCGACCTCGCCAAGGGCGAGCTGATCAGCATCATCGGCCCGAACGGCGCCGGCAAGACCACGCTGTTCAATCTCGTGACCGGGCTCGACCGGCCGGATGCGGGCACCGTCAGGTTCGAGGGGCAGGACATCACCGGCCTCTCGCCGGAACGGCTGGCGGCGCAAGGCATCGCGCGCACATTCCAGCTCGGCCGCGTCTTCGGCAATCTCAGCGTGATGGACAACGTCCTGATCGGCGCCCACACGCGCTTACGCGCCGTGAAGCCTGCGATGCCGGTGATCGGTCCGCTGCTCGAGCTGGGACTGGCGCTGCTGCGGCCCGCGAGCGTGAAGGCTGAGGAAGACCGCCTGCGCGAGGAAGTCAAAACCATTCTCGCCCGCTTCGGCGAGCGGCTGCTGCCGCGGATCGACCAGCCCGCCTACAGCCTGTCCTATGCCAATCGCCGCCGCGTCGAGATCGCGCGCGCTCTCGCACTGAAGCCGCGGCTCCTGCTGCTCGATGAACCCACCGCCGGCATGAACCCCAGCGAGACCGCGGAGATGCAGGCGCTCGTCGCCGAGCTGAAGGCGGAGGGGCTGACCATCCTCCTGATCGAGCACAAGCTGGAGATGGTGATGCGGCTCTCCGACCGCGTCATCGTCATGGACGAAGGCCAAAAGATCGCGGAAGGGCCGGGCGAAGAGGTGCGTGGCAATCCCAAGGTGATCGAGGCCTATCTCGGCCACGGTCTGTCGGGCGGACCAGAGCAGGAGAGCGCGGCATGA